One region of Brachyhypopomus gauderio isolate BG-103 chromosome 9, BGAUD_0.2, whole genome shotgun sequence genomic DNA includes:
- the gjb7 gene encoding gap junction beta-7 protein has protein sequence MNWGFLETVLSGVNKYSTVIGRLWLSVLFIFRILVFVAAAEQVWKDEQKDFVCNTQQPGCENVCFDRFFPISQVRLWALQLILVSTPSLLVALHVAYREHRERRHGRKLYADKSRIDGGLMCTYLFSLTLKTAFEVATLLTFYYLYSGFQVPRLLQCSESPCPNTVDCYISKATEKKIFLYIMGCTSMLCIALNVAEMLYILSKQCWQCFSKRYIPVQQQSACHCHPAPTCTFASPGPQPISASKDELTRIQTPRGAK, from the coding sequence ATGAACTGGGGCTTTTTGGAGACGGTGCTAAGTGGGGTAAATAAATACTCCACTGTCATCGGGAGACTGTGGCTCTCTGTCCTCTTCATCTTCCGCATCCTCGTCTTCGTCGCCGCCGCCGAGCAGGTGTGGAAAGATGAGCAGAAGGACTTCGTGTGCAACACGCAGCAGCCCGGCTGCGAGAACGTCTGTTTCGACCGCTTCTTCCCCATCTCTCAAGTGCGACTGTGGGCGCTGCAGCTGATCCTGGTGTCCACACCGTCCCTGCTGGTGGCGCTGCACGTGGCCTACCGGGAGCACCGCGAGCGGAGACACGGGAGGAAACTTTACGCAGACAAAAGCAGAATAGACGGCGGCCTGATGTGCACGTATCTCTTCAGTCTGACGCTGAAAACAGCATTTGAAGTGGCCACGCTTCTGACGTTTTACTACTTGTACAGCGGTTTCCAGGTGCCCAGGCTGCTGCAGTGTAGCGAGAGTCCCTGTCCGAACACTGTCGACTGCTACATCTCCAAAGCCACGGAAAAGAAAATCTTCCTCTACATCATGGGCTGCACGTCCATGCTGTGCATCGCGCTCAACGTGGCTGAGATGTTGTACATCCTGTCCAAGCAATGCTGGCAGTGTTTTAGTAAGAGATACATCCCCGTGCAACAGCAGAGCGCGTGCCACTGCCACCCTGCCCCCACCTGCACGTTCGCCTCACCTGGTCCACAGCCCATATCCGCAAGCAAAGATGAGCTAACCCGGATCCAGACACCACGAGGAGCAAAATAA